TTTAAGCCTATCCCTGATTGCTGAAAAAGCATCCAAAGTTTCTGCAATGTCCTCCATTGTATGTGTGGCGGTAGGTATCAATCTCAAAAGTATAAGTCCTTTTGGGATTACAGGGTACACCACAATAGAACAGAAAATACCATAATTCTCTCGCAAATCCTTAACCAAGGCCATGGCCTCTGGAATGCTTCCATTGAGATAAACTGGGGTTACACAACTTGTAGTGGTCCCAATATCAAAACCTCTTTCCTTTAACCCGTTCTGTAATGCATTGACGTTTTCCCATAGCTTGGCCTTTAATTCAGGCATGGTCCGTAACATATCCAAACGTTTCAAAGCCCCCTTAACATATACCATAGGAAGGGATTTTGCAAACATTTGGGAGCGTAGATTATATTTTAAATAATCTATAATTTCTTGATCCGCCGCAACAAAGGCTCCAATACCTGCCATTGATTTTGCGAAGGTGGCCAAATAAACATCGATATCTTCTTGTACACCTTGCTCCTCACCGGCACCGGCACCCGTTTTACCCAACGTTCCAAAACCATGGGCATCATCAACAAGCAGTCTAAAATTGTATTTCTTCTTTAGGGCCACTATCTCTTTCAAAATACCTTGTTCCCCCCGCATACCGAACACACCTTCAGAAATAACTAAAATACCTCCTCCAGTCTGATCTGCCATTTTGGTGGCCCGTTCCAAATTCTTTTCAAGGCTTTCTACATTATTGTGCGTAAAAGTGAACCTTTTACCCATATGCAATCTAACACCATCAATAATACATGCATGGCAATCCACATCATACACGATGATGTCATCCTTGGTGACCAATGCATCGATAACCGACATGAATCCTTGATAGCCAAAATTCAATAGGTAGGAAGCTTCTTTTTGCGCGAATGCGGCCAACTCCTTTTCCAATTGTTCATGAAAATCCGTATGTCCACTCATCATTCGAGCACCCATAGGATAAGCGGCTCCGTGTTCCGCTGCGGCTTCCCCATCAACTTTTTTAATTTCCGGCAAGTTCGCAAGACCTAAGTAATCATTAATACTCCAAGTAATTACATCCTTTCCCTGAAATTTCATTCTATTGGAAATAGGTCCTTCCAATTTTGGAAACACAAAATATCCCTCTGCCTGTGACGCCCATTTTCCCAAAGGACCCTTGTTCTCTATGATTCTTTCAAATAAGTCTCTCATTGCCTAAATTTGGTTCTGCCTGCAAAAGTAAAAATTTTTGGACAGCATTCATAAATATTTTATTAATGGAAAAAGCGGGCTTTGGGCCCGCT
This window of the Maribacter cobaltidurans genome carries:
- a CDS encoding aminotransferase class I/II-fold pyridoxal phosphate-dependent enzyme yields the protein MRDLFERIIENKGPLGKWASQAEGYFVFPKLEGPISNRMKFQGKDVITWSINDYLGLANLPEIKKVDGEAAAEHGAAYPMGARMMSGHTDFHEQLEKELAAFAQKEASYLLNFGYQGFMSVIDALVTKDDIIVYDVDCHACIIDGVRLHMGKRFTFTHNNVESLEKNLERATKMADQTGGGILVISEGVFGMRGEQGILKEIVALKKKYNFRLLVDDAHGFGTLGKTGAGAGEEQGVQEDIDVYLATFAKSMAGIGAFVAADQEIIDYLKYNLRSQMFAKSLPMVYVKGALKRLDMLRTMPELKAKLWENVNALQNGLKERGFDIGTTTSCVTPVYLNGSIPEAMALVKDLRENYGIFCSIVVYPVIPKGLILLRLIPTATHTMEDIAETLDAFSAIRDRLKNGTYKRLSAAVAAAMGE